A genomic region of Candidatus Omnitrophota bacterium contains the following coding sequences:
- a CDS encoding HU family DNA-binding protein, producing the protein MTKKDIVLNIAEKERNLTQVDIKRIVQRMLNQIIVSLEQGETVELRNFGVFKVKSRRGRMGRNPRTGEEVPVPPKKVAVFKPGLIMKQKVK; encoded by the coding sequence ATGACAAAAAAGGATATTGTTTTAAATATTGCCGAAAAGGAAAGAAATCTTACTCAGGTGGACATAAAAAGAATAGTCCAAAGGATGCTTAATCAAATTATTGTCAGTTTAGAGCAGGGTGAGACTGTCGAGCTGAGGAATTTTGGGGTTTTTAAGGTAAAATCCAGGCGCGGTCGAATGGGAAGAAATCCCCGGACAGGTGAGGAAGTTCCTGTCCCTCCGAAAAAGGTGGCTGTTTTTAAGCCGGGCCTGATTATGAAGCAAAAGGTTAAATAG
- a CDS encoding 16S rRNA (uracil(1498)-N(3))-methyltransferase codes for MKPASRFYVSPENIGSSEIWISGKEAHHIIDVMRLAPGDEVVVFDGEGKEYEGIIKQESGQSVLIKINSVKRLVKQKLVKIILAQAIPRKARMDYLVQKCTELGVEQIIPLSTGRTVVKLNGSRLASRCQRWQRIAVEASKQCGRIRISRIREVSSFKKVIGQIKSYDLALIPCLDKQGKSLKKVLAVYKRTGSAKSREIIIFIGPEGGFTPEEIRMAREAGAVLVSLGESILKSDTAAVASIAIVDYELRL; via the coding sequence ATGAAGCCGGCATCCCGTTTTTATGTTTCCCCGGAAAACATAGGCAGTAGTGAAATTTGGATAAGCGGCAAGGAAGCCCATCATATAATTGATGTAATGAGATTGGCCCCGGGAGACGAAGTAGTTGTCTTTGACGGAGAAGGCAAAGAGTACGAGGGGATAATCAAGCAGGAATCCGGGCAGAGCGTATTAATTAAGATAAATAGTGTTAAGCGGTTAGTGAAACAAAAGTTGGTAAAGATTATCCTGGCTCAGGCCATACCCCGAAAGGCCAGGATGGATTACCTGGTCCAAAAGTGCACTGAGCTGGGCGTGGAACAGATCATACCCCTGAGTACCGGGAGGACTGTGGTCAAATTGAACGGCTCGCGTTTGGCTTCTCGCTGTCAGAGATGGCAAAGGATAGCCGTTGAGGCTTCAAAACAGTGCGGACGGATTAGGATTAGCCGGATCAGGGAAGTAAGCAGTTTTAAAAAGGTTATTGGGCAGATAAAATCCTATGATCTGGCTTTAATCCCTTGTCTGGATAAGCAGGGCAAAAGCCTTAAAAAGGTTTTGGCTGTTTATAAAAGGACAGGTTCGGCTAAATCAAGAGAAATTATTATTTTCATCGGCCCGGAAGGTGGTTTTACGCCTGAAGAGATCAGAATGGCCAGGGAGGCTGGCGCTGTTTTGGTCAGCCTTGGTGAAAGTATATTAAAGAGCGATACGGCTGCTGTTGCTTCAATAGCGATAGTCGATTATGAATTGCGCCTGTAG